The DNA sequence TCTTCTTAAAGACTGCGACACAAAGGACGCCACTGCTCTGCCGGCGTTTTCCATCAGGACCGAACCTGGGAGGGAAAGTTCCTCCATGATCATCCTGTCCACCAATTTAGCCGTTTCGGCACTGCAAAGAGGAATCATGTTCATGCCTCCAACATGACAAAAGCTATGGCCATATCCCGTTCATGGCTGATTGAGAGCCAAGCTTTACTTATGCCTCTTTCTGCCAGTATTTTGATTAATATATCATTAAAACTGAACTGCGGTTCGCCCATTTTGCCGTGAACTACCCAGGCGTTTTTCAATCCCATGTCCCACAAGCCCAACGTCAAGGCCTTGGCCAGGGCCTCCCTGGCAGCGTAATAGCCAGCGAAGTGCTGTTCAGGACAGGCCTTCGAAAGAGCAAAGGAAATCTCTTCTTCGGAAAAGACCCTTTTCAAGAATTTCTCAGATCGAATGTGAAGCTTCATCCTTGGTATGCTGCACAGGTCCACTCCAGTTCCCTTTATCACGATGCCATCAACTCTCTTTCTGAGGCTACAAAAAAAGGAGTCTAGCTTTCAGACCAGACTCCTTTTATGCCCTCATGGTGGGTGGTGCAGGACTCGAACCTGCGACCTCTTCCGCGTCAAGGAAGCGTTCTCCCTCTGAACTAACCACCCAAATATGCCCCGTCGCTCGACTAATACACTTTATCAAACCCGTTCATCATTGTCAACAGGCCTGGCCTTGCCGCTTCGCCTTAAAGATTGCTTTGTAAATTATAAATTTTCCTCAACCTTTTTGAGTCCTTCGCCTACAACGGCGTCGATCTCCTTTATGAGGTTTTCCAACTCCCTCCTGGTCTTATCGCAAAAATCTTGATCCCTGACCCCCGCCAGGTTTATCCTCACGTTATAAGCAGCAGCTTTGGAAGAGGAAGAAGATAACAGCAAGGCAGTACCGCCATCGGTAATCGCGTTCACGTTTCCACCCTCCACAGCCCGTTTGGCATATTCCGCAAGTTCACAGCAAGACTGCAATGTCTTCATCGGAACAAGTGCAGCTTTTTTCAGGGCTTCCTGCATGGCGGCGCTCCGCCTGGCTTTTTCCTCATCGCTATTTTTAGGAAGCCGCATTGCATCCATGAAGTCGTTGAAGGCTGCGGTATCTTCGTCCATTAAGGCCAAAAATCTATCGCGCAAATCATCGGCCTTCCCTGCAAGCTCTTCCATGCACGTCCATTGATCCTTATACTTTTCCTTTCCAACGGTAAGCCTTGCGACCATGGCAACCAAAGCTGCTCCCAGAGCTCCTCCAAGGGCGGCAACGCTTCCGCCGCCGGGAGCAGGAGAGTCTGACGCCAGCTCCTTCAAAAACTCCTCTATGGACATCTTCATCATAGACATGCCATCACCCCTCGATCAAATCTTTTTTCCCATTTTATACACTTCTTTGACGTTCGTGGCCCCAAGATGATAAGCCATAACGCCGGGCGTTTCGCCTTCCAAGACTACAAAGTCCGCCTTCTTGCCTCTCTGAAGGCTTCCAACCTGGCGGGCCATTCCTATGGCGTAGGCGGCATTGAGGGTAGATGCCGTCAATGCTTCCTCCATCGACAAACCCATGCCCAATACGGCAAGCCTATATACCATCTCCATGGACTCGCAATAACAGGAACCGGGATTGCAATCCGTGGCCAGGGCCACCGGAACGCCCAATTCCATCATCCTCCTTGCGCGGGCAAAGGGCTTCCTCAGACTAAAGGCCGTGGCAGGCAAAAGGACGGCCAAAATCCCATTTTGAGCCATAGCCCTTAGACCTTCATCGCTTGCAGCAAGAAGATGTTCTGCCGAGTCGACCTTGAGCTCTGCGGCAAGCTTCGCCCCTCCCAGATCATAAACCTCATCTGCATGAAGCTTTAAGCCCAAGCCGTATCCTCTTGCTGCCTGCAGGATCCTTCTTGCATCTTCTACAGAAAATACACCTTCCTCGCAAAAGACATCACAGTACTTAGCAAGGTTACGTTTCGCAACGTAGGGAATCATTTCGTCAATCACAAGCTCCACATAAGCCTTGGGGTTGTCCTTGTATTCCATCGGAATGGCGTGAGCTCCCATGAAGGTGGGCACAACGTCAAGCGGATTGCCGTTCAGTTGGCCTATCACCTCGAGCATCTTGATTTCATGCTCGAGGGAGAGGCCATAACCGCTTTTTATTTCTATGGTGGTGATGCCGCTTTTTGCTGCCCTTGATACGACTTCTTTCGTATTTTCGTAAAGCTCCTCCTTGCTGGCCGACCTCACCTTATCGACAGTCGATAGTATCCCGCCACCCATCTTTAGGATATCGAGGTAAGAAGCGCCTTGGAGGCGCATGACGAATTCCCTTTCCCTCGTCCCCATAAAACAAGCGTGCGTATGAGGATCGACGAAGCCCGGGATGATGCATCTGCCTTCGAGGTCTATTTCCTCGACTTCCTCACCGGAAGGCAGGCTTTCCAAGATCTCCCTTTCTTGACCAATGCTGGCGATATAGCCTTCTTCGACTATCAAGGCCCCCTCTTCTGTGACGGCTACATATCCCATTTCATTGCCAGCCAATGGCTTGCCGTCATCTATGGGAGTATATATGCGCGCATTTCTAAAAAGCTTTAAGGTCATCATCAATCCCTTCCCAATAAATCCAAAAGCCTCAATTCTATGACCTGATTGGGATCAAAATCTGCTATTTGCATGTAATAAGATGTGCTTTCAAGTAGAGCTGCCGCAGGGACCATACCATAAACTTCCGTTTCGGCTATCGAAATACCCCAGCGTTTAGCTTCAGCCTTAATTAACTCTAACACGCGATACAGCGCATTCTTCTCGTAATCGACTATGTTCATGCTGACCTGCGTCATGCCTCTCTCCTTGAGCTCAAGCCCGATGGCCTTGACCGCAGAAAATCCGCCGCTTGACGATCTAATTGCCTTGGCAATTGCCTTGGCTATATTCACGTCCTGAGTGTGCAAGTTCACGTTAAAGGCTACCAGAAACTTCCTTGCTCCTATCACCGTAGCCCCGGCAGTAGGATGTAATTTAGGTTCCCCTATATCGGGGTGCCTCTCAGGCTTGATTATCTCTTCCTTTAAGACCTCGTACTGCCCCTTTCTGATCACTTCCAGGTTGCGCCGTTCAGGTCTTAAGGCCGACTCTTCATAGAAGTAGACGGGAACCTTGGTCTCATCGTGAAACAGTTGGGCAAATTTCCTTGAAAACTCTACACATTCCTCCATGGTGGTGTTCCTCAAGGGAACAAAGGGGATTACATCTACGGCGCCTATCCTAGGGTGAGCACCCTGATGTTTGTTTAAATCTATGTTTTCTATGGCAACCTTGGCCGATTTGATGAGCGACTCCTCAAGGGCCTCCGGCTCCCCGACCAAGCTCACGACAAGGCGATTGTGATCGGGGTCTGCCCTGTAATCCAGCAAATAACATCCCTTTGTCTCCTTAAAGGGCTTAACTATGGCCTCTATCACATCCGCACGTCTGCCTTCGCTGAAATTTGGAACGCATTCGATCAACTTCACCATGAATCACAAACCTCCTGGTTTAAGTAATTAAGCTATTATTATGCCAATAAGGGCATTCATAACGTCCTTTGGTGCGACGCTCAGTCAAGCTCCCCTATCTCACCTTCAACTGCATTTATAATTTCACCGCTCTCCACGAGCTTTACGACCTCGCTCACCAGTGGGGCCATGAAGGCATCTTCCTCAAGGAAGGGCACCTTTTCCCTGATGAGCTGATAAGCCCTGTAAACCCCCTTGCCTGGTTTAAGGGGCAGGCTAAACTCCAGGGCCTGAGCTGCGGCAAGCATCTCTATGGCTATGACCTTTTGGGCGTTGGACAAGATGTTGCGAGCCTTTCTTGCAGCGTAAGCCCCCATGGATACGTGATCTTCCTGGCCGGCCGAGGTGGGAATGGAATCCACCGAGGATGGGTGAGCCAGTACCTTGTTTTCGGAGACGAGGGCTGCACATACATATTGAGGTATCATAAATCCGCTGTTCACGCCGCTGTTTTCCATCAAGAAGGCGGGCAATCCTGAAAGCTTGTGGTCTACAAGCCTTGCAACACGCCTTTCGGAGATGTTAGCAAACTCAGCCACGGCGATGCCCAAAAAGTCCATGGCCAACGCTATCGGCTGAGCGTGGAAGTTGCCACCGCTCAAGGCCTCGCCGTCGGCGGGAAATATCAACGGGTTATCGGTTACGGAATTAATCTCGATGTCTATCTTTTGGCGAACGAAGTCCAAGGCATCACGGCTGGCACCGTGCACCTGCGGAATGCACCTGAGGGAGTAAGCATCCTGAACCCTCGCAGCCTTGAAGGCCTCTATAATCTCACTTCCTTCGATGAGACGCCTGACGTTCGATGCGCTTGCTCTTTGGCCAAAGTGTGGCCTCAAGTCATGTGTCCGCGGATCGAATGCGTAAGGAACGCCATGGAGCGCTTCAAGCGACATGGCCCCCGCTATGTCGGCTACCTTGGACAATTTTAGCGCGTCATATAGGGCTAAGGAGGCTACCGCCGTCGTGGCGGCCGTACCATTGTTTAAGGCAAGCCCCTCTTTGGGTTTAAGCTTAATGGGCTTGAGGCCGGCTTGCTCCAGGGCACGAGCAGCCGACATCCTTTGGCCCTTGTAAAAGACCTCCCCAAGGCCCAAAAGGGCTATGGCCAGGTGAGACAGAGGACACAAATCTCCGCTGGCTCCTACTGAACCCTGAGAGGGTATCACCGGATGGATACCGCAGTTTAACATATCGACCAGGAGCGACAAAGTCTCCAGGCTTATCCCGGAAAAGCCCCTTATCAGGGTATTTATGCGAAGCAACATAATTGCTCGAACAACGGCTTCATCGAAGGGATCTCCCACTCCGGAAGCATGACTTTTAAGCAGGTTCTCCTGTAGGGTCTCGCTCTGTTCCGAGGGAATAGTGACGGAAGCGAGATCGCCAAACCCGGTCGTAATCCCGTATACGACCCTGCCTTCCTCGACCCACTTCTCCACGATGGAAGCCCCTCGCTGCACAAAGGCCTTTGCTGCCGGATCCAAGTCCACCCTGCAACCGCCCCTGGCAACCTTAACGACGTCTTCCAACGTCAAAGAATGACCGTTGAGGTGAATCGTTTCCATGCCTGCTCCTCCCTAAAGTCTAAAGATTGGAATTCGTTATTTAAAGTATGCCATAAAATCAAAAAAGTACAATCCCCAAATCACTACCGCACCCGGGACAGGTGCCATCAGGATTTACGGCAAGCAACTTGACGTCATAGCCACTCCTTTTTATGGCCAGCTTTCCGCATCCGGGGCAATGAGTATCGCAGTCATCAGGCACATTGCCAAGGTACACGAAGTTTAAGTATCTTAAGGCGATCTCCTTCGCCTTTTTCAGCAGCAAAATATCTGTAGGCGGCTTATTCCACTTATATGCCGGGAAATACCTTGAAATATGAAGCGGAACGCCTTTTCCAAGCTCACCGGCAATCCAGGAGCACATCTTCTCGAACTTGGACAGGTCATCATTGATGCCCGTTACCAAGAGATGCGTTATCTCGACATGTACGTCACAGCTGACCATAGACTTCAAGGTAGACTGCACGATCTTCAGGTCGCCTCCAAGTTTCCTGTAAGTTGTCTCGTCGAAGGCCTTGAGGTCAACGTTTGCAGCATTAATATGAGGAAGCAGATCCTTCAAAGGGGAGGAATTTATAAGGCCATTTGTCACCAAGACGGTCCTTATTCCCTCTTTTTTTAAGGCGGGCATGGCATCCGAGAGATATTCAAAACATATCAGCGGTTCGTTATAGGTGAAAGCAACCGCCCCGGAACGGTATTTTTTTGCAAGGGATATCAGCTCATCCACCCCAATGTAGGACATCTCGATTTGACTCACCCAGGTGGAGATATGCCAGTTCTGACAAAAGGGACAACTCATGTTGCACCCCACGGAACCCAAAGATAGGACAGGTTTGCCCGGCAAGAAATGATATAAGGGCTTTTTTTCCATGGGGTCCATGGCAACGCTGGAGAACATGCCGTAAGTTAAAGCTTCCAACCCTTCGTTCGGCACATGTTCGCGAACGCGACAAAGTCCCCTCTTGCCGGAAGGTATCAGGCAACCATGGGGACAGAGATCGCACCTGACATTTTCGTCCTCCCAATGCCAGTAAAGGGCCCTCATAGATCTTTTTCCACTTCCTCGTAGCGCTCAACTGTAAATCTGTAAATCTTAGCTCCTTTTAGAGAGCTTATTCCGGCCTTCTGGGCTGCAATCTCTAGCTGATATTCCACGGTGTCAACCCCTTCCAGATCGGGAAGAAGCACGCCCTTCCTAAGGCCTTTCTCCACCACTACGCCGTAAACTTTAGGGTCAAGCTCATCGACAGAAGCCACAAGCTCCAGGTCGCTCAAGACGTCCACCGAAAATCTCACTCCCGCCAGTTCCTCTTCGCTTAAGGGCATGAACCTAGGGTCCTCAAAAGCCGCCGCCAGTGCGTTATATATGATCTCCGAGGCCAAATTTTCCCTGACCGGGCTAATTGTACCTATACACCCCCTTAAAGAGCCGTCCAACCTTTTAATCGAGACAAAGCATCCTCGCCTTTTGCTCCATAAATCCACCTGAGGAGATAACGAAAATGCCTGCGAGGGGTCCAACACCTGTTTCGTCTTAAGATAATGTTCCACAGAGAGCCTTGCAAGCCTAACGTAGGGATGCGACTCGACGCCGCTTGAGCCGCCCTTTGCAGCTTTCGTCGGCATCCATATGGCCGTACAGTAACCTACCCCAAAGGGACCTTCGTAGGACAACACGGAAATGGGTTCACCCTCTGCCATGCCAAGAAATGCCAGAGCCGAACGCAGGCCGCACTCCCCTGCTCGTTCGATCTCATCTTCAGGCAGGGACAGAAGCTCTTCGGCGTTCGAAGTTTCAAATGCCCTTACGACGGCAGCGTCGAAATCCTTGGCCCTAGGATGATATCCGGCAGGAGCGGAAGGAATTAGCCTGTGAGACAGATCTCCGCTAAATATGATGCCGAGGTTTTTGTCGTTTGCATCAAATCGCCTCAAAAACTTGCCCAAGGTGTAACTTTCCTCGTAATCCAATCCCAAAGGATTCGCTATAACTACCTTGGACAACGTCCCCCATGTCCTATTTAAATAATAAAGCGGAACGAAGGAAGCGTGATCTAGTTCGACAAGCCGCCCCTTCGATCGACTGACAGGCAATCCTTTAGACTCCATATATTCGGCTAAGCTTGAGGCTAGCTCCGGATCGCCGTCGACTTCAAGCCTACAGTTGCGTGCACGAAACATCCCCATGTCGCCCTTAAATTGGTTTGCGCAGATCACGTGCAATCCCCTGCCCATGGCATGATGGGGCGTCAATATTATTAGCGAATCGGGCAGTTCGTCCTTCAATCTTTTGGCAATTTCTTTCATGCCCTCTATCGTCTTGACAGCGGCCGCTTCCTCCCCTCTTCCGACTTCGGGTATTATGATGGGCGGATGCGGCACAAAGATGGCCCACCTCCACAATTCGATCGCCTCCAAACATCAAATTATGAGCATGGCATCCCCAAAGGAATAAAACCTGTACCTTTCCTTTACCGCCTCTCGGTATGCCTTCATCGTCAAATCGTAACCTGCCATGGCGGACACGAGCATCAACAAGGTGCTTTTTGGAAGATGAAAGTTCGTTATTAGCCCATCAATGACCTTAAACTCATAGCCCGGAAATACAAAAAGTTCCGTGCTTCCCTTACCTGGTGAAATAATACCTTTGTCTACGGCTGCCGACTCCAGGCACCTCACTACCGTGGTTCCGACGGCTATGATGCGCCTACCTTCGTATTTAGCCCTGTTTATCGAATCAGCAGCGCTAGATGAAATGTGATAATCTTCGCGATGCATTGCGTGTTCCTTGATGTTTTTTACCTTAACGGGCCTAAAGGTGCCCGGGCCTACGTGAAGCGTTATATATACAAGTTCGATCCCTGCTGAGGCCAATCTCTTAAGAAGGGATTCAGTGAAATGAAATCCGGCCGTCGGGGCGGCAACGGAGCCATCGACTCGAGCATAGACTGTCTGATAACTCTTCAGGGCCTTATCGTTCTCACTTACATAGGGCGGAAGTGGCACCTTGCCTTTCTTTGTAATTACGTTGTAGGGAGAGTCATTGCCTATTATTTGGACCTTTCTCATTCCCTGGTCCAATCTGTCAAGGATCAAGATGGAAGTTTCAGAATCGATGATCACGCTGTCGCCAGCATTTAACCTTTTCCCAGGGCGCACCAATGCCTCCCAACAGCTGAAACCATCATCCAATGGCTTGACCAACAGCACTTCGGCCTTGCCACCGTTTTGATTTTTGCGCCCCAAAAAACGCGCCGGTATTACCTTCGTATCGTTCAAGACCAAAACGTCACCTGCTTTTAGGTAATCCGGTATCTCGTAAAATACCCTATGTTCGAGATTGCCGGTTTTTCTATCCACTACCAGCAACCTTGAACGATCTCTAGGTTCAACGGGATATTGGGCTATGAGTTCCTCGGGAAGCTCATAATCATACGCCGAAATGTCATAGATATCTACCGTAGTACATCCATGTCTTTGCAACATAAAACACCTCAATAAAGCTTTTGTAGCTGTGTGCCGGGATAATAGTACTTCACGATCTTCTCGGCCGACCAGCCGTTTTCCGCCATCGCCTTAGCTCCCCACTGACACATGCCAACCCCGTGACCCCAGCCCTTCCCCTGAAAGACGAACGTCGTGCCTCGCGCTACCCCCGTTGTGTCCCTGTCAGCCGATTCATCGGGCATTTCCCACTGAGGCCAGAGTAGCTTGGGATCTTTTTTGCTTGAACTTTCGGGGGTCGATGGCGCAAGGGCTTTGCCCCCCCTGCGTGCTAAGGCTTTTTGTACATACTCTTCCTTCTTTTCGGGATGAAGCAGCATATCCAAGAGCTCCTCAGATGTGAACGCACCTTCCCTGGTTAGCGTTATCAATGTGGAGCTTTGAGACTGAGCGCCGTCGGGCTCGGAAGGTTTTGGAGCAGGCTTTACAACCCTTGGCGCCTGCCCGTCGGCACTGACTGTAAACATGGTACTTTTAAGTTCTTTGGCACCCAAAGCCATCCTGAGATCATGGGATTTGATGGTCTTTCTTCCCCTGCTTCCGACGATCTCAACCGTCTCAACCCTGCCACCAGGGCCAAATTTTGCGGGTCTTATCTCAAATACAGAACCCACGTCTATGCCAGCCCTTGAAAGCCTTCTGCCAATCTCGTCGCCGCTTATCTTTAACGACCAAGACGAATAGGGGGACTGATATTCGAAGGGCTCCTGCACCGACCTTAGATAGGGGATGTCCTGTCCCCAAACAGACTGGACGTTGCTCGTCCAGCCACCGCTATCTGAATGAAAAAATGTAGCTGCAGGCCTCCCTCCATAGTACAACACCATTCCCCTCGTGCTTTCTATGGCTTGCGTCAATCTTGAGTCCTCAGCGCTTACCCCCCTATAGGGAAGGCAGTGATCAGTAGCACACAGGTCAAAACCCGCGCTGCCATGTCTTCCCCTTTCTGCCAATGCATAAGTCCTTGCCGTAATTGCCTGGGCCCTCAGTGCTTCCATGGGCCAATTGGGATTTACCTCTATCTTTAAAACGCCCTTTAGGTAATCTTCGATCGGCAGTTCGTTTACAACCGTAAAGGAGTTGCTGCTCGCCACGAGCCTGAATATCCCCCTATAGGGCTTGCCATTTAGATAAAGCAAGCCCTTCGACTTTACGGTCACCGGAAGAGCTAGTGTTTTTCCGCCAACCGCTATGTTGTTACGCCCTCCAGCGCTGACGGAGACGGTACCCCGAAAACTAGCCTGCTTGCCGGAAGCATCGTAAAAAGTGATGCTGTTTGCCTTAAGAGTACAGTTAGAGACTCCGCTTGCCAGACCAACGGATACGCTTGGCTCTCCTGCGAAACCCATAGGAACGAAAAATGCTCCAAGCAAAAGGAAAGCCAAGGCAATCTTTAGATAACGCTTCATGAACGCCACTCCCTTCGATAGCTTACTTCATCACCTGAACCATCGGCCCAATAAATTTAACACGATGGATAGCACCAGGCTTAAAATCAACATGCTGACAATGGGAAATATTATTACGACATTCTTTTTGCGAATCACTATATCTCCAGGCAGATGTCCGAAGGAAATTCCGCCTTTACCCGCAAAGTAAAGGGCAACCCCTATAAGCAAGATGAAAAATCCGAAAATGATCAGCATCTTTCCCATATCCTGCATGATGAACACCACCATCTATCAATAATCTCTCAAAAAAGCGTCAGGTTTTCATCTTTTTCAGGAAAGGCCTTGACACGCTCAATTCCTAGGAGGTCGTAGGCCTTTTTTGTGGCAACCCTACCGACCTTGGTCCGCTCGATCAGCCCGTTTCTAAGCAGAAAAGGTTCGTAGATTTCCTCTACGGTCCTTTCCTCCTCGCTCATGGCTGCCGCCAAAGTTGAAAGTCCAACAGGTCCTCCGCCGAAAAGCTCAATTAGTACGCTCAAAAGCTTTCTTTCCTGCTCATCGATCCCATTCTCATCGATCCCAAGTAAATCCAAGGCATACTTAGCGATCTGTAGGTTTATCACCTTCATCTTACGGGCATCGGCCACATCCCTAACCCTTCTCAGCAAACGCAGCGCCACGCGAGGCGTACCCCTTGATCTTCTGGCTATCTCCACGACAGCTTCCTCATCGATGGTCAC is a window from the Acetomicrobium flavidum genome containing:
- a CDS encoding holo-ACP synthase, whose amino-acid sequence is MIKGTGVDLCSIPRMKLHIRSEKFLKRVFSEEEISFALSKACPEQHFAGYYAAREALAKALTLGLWDMGLKNAWVVHGKMGEPQFSFNDILIKILAERGISKAWLSISHERDMAIAFVMLEA
- a CDS encoding cyclodeaminase/cyclohydrolase family protein, which codes for MSMMKMSIEEFLKELASDSPAPGGGSVAALGGALGAALVAMVARLTVGKEKYKDQWTCMEELAGKADDLRDRFLALMDEDTAAFNDFMDAMRLPKNSDEEKARRSAAMQEALKKAALVPMKTLQSCCELAEYAKRAVEGGNVNAITDGGTALLLSSSSSKAAAYNVRINLAGVRDQDFCDKTRRELENLIKEIDAVVGEGLKKVEENL
- the hutI gene encoding imidazolonepropionase translates to MTLKLFRNARIYTPIDDGKPLAGNEMGYVAVTEEGALIVEEGYIASIGQEREILESLPSGEEVEEIDLEGRCIIPGFVDPHTHACFMGTREREFVMRLQGASYLDILKMGGGILSTVDKVRSASKEELYENTKEVVSRAAKSGITTIEIKSGYGLSLEHEIKMLEVIGQLNGNPLDVVPTFMGAHAIPMEYKDNPKAYVELVIDEMIPYVAKRNLAKYCDVFCEEGVFSVEDARRILQAARGYGLGLKLHADEVYDLGGAKLAAELKVDSAEHLLAASDEGLRAMAQNGILAVLLPATAFSLRKPFARARRMMELGVPVALATDCNPGSCYCESMEMVYRLAVLGMGLSMEEALTASTLNAAYAIGMARQVGSLQRGKKADFVVLEGETPGVMAYHLGATNVKEVYKMGKKI
- the ftcD gene encoding glutamate formimidoyltransferase, which codes for MVKLIECVPNFSEGRRADVIEAIVKPFKETKGCYLLDYRADPDHNRLVVSLVGEPEALEESLIKSAKVAIENIDLNKHQGAHPRIGAVDVIPFVPLRNTTMEECVEFSRKFAQLFHDETKVPVYFYEESALRPERRNLEVIRKGQYEVLKEEIIKPERHPDIGEPKLHPTAGATVIGARKFLVAFNVNLHTQDVNIAKAIAKAIRSSSGGFSAVKAIGLELKERGMTQVSMNIVDYEKNALYRVLELIKAEAKRWGISIAETEVYGMVPAAALLESTSYYMQIADFDPNQVIELRLLDLLGRD
- the hutH gene encoding histidine ammonia-lyase, translated to METIHLNGHSLTLEDVVKVARGGCRVDLDPAAKAFVQRGASIVEKWVEEGRVVYGITTGFGDLASVTIPSEQSETLQENLLKSHASGVGDPFDEAVVRAIMLLRINTLIRGFSGISLETLSLLVDMLNCGIHPVIPSQGSVGASGDLCPLSHLAIALLGLGEVFYKGQRMSAARALEQAGLKPIKLKPKEGLALNNGTAATTAVASLALYDALKLSKVADIAGAMSLEALHGVPYAFDPRTHDLRPHFGQRASASNVRRLIEGSEIIEAFKAARVQDAYSLRCIPQVHGASRDALDFVRQKIDIEINSVTDNPLIFPADGEALSGGNFHAQPIALAMDFLGIAVAEFANISERRVARLVDHKLSGLPAFLMENSGVNSGFMIPQYVCAALVSENKVLAHPSSVDSIPTSAGQEDHVSMGAYAARKARNILSNAQKVIAIEMLAAAQALEFSLPLKPGKGVYRAYQLIREKVPFLEEDAFMAPLVSEVVKLVESGEIINAVEGEIGELD
- the amrS gene encoding AmmeMemoRadiSam system radical SAM enzyme, which produces MRALYWHWEDENVRCDLCPHGCLIPSGKRGLCRVREHVPNEGLEALTYGMFSSVAMDPMEKKPLYHFLPGKPVLSLGSVGCNMSCPFCQNWHISTWVSQIEMSYIGVDELISLAKKYRSGAVAFTYNEPLICFEYLSDAMPALKKEGIRTVLVTNGLINSSPLKDLLPHINAANVDLKAFDETTYRKLGGDLKIVQSTLKSMVSCDVHVEITHLLVTGINDDLSKFEKMCSWIAGELGKGVPLHISRYFPAYKWNKPPTDILLLKKAKEIALRYLNFVYLGNVPDDCDTHCPGCGKLAIKRSGYDVKLLAVNPDGTCPGCGSDLGIVLF
- the amrA gene encoding AmmeMemoRadiSam system protein A; translated protein: MWRWAIFVPHPPIIIPEVGRGEEAAAVKTIEGMKEIAKRLKDELPDSLIILTPHHAMGRGLHVICANQFKGDMGMFRARNCRLEVDGDPELASSLAEYMESKGLPVSRSKGRLVELDHASFVPLYYLNRTWGTLSKVVIANPLGLDYEESYTLGKFLRRFDANDKNLGIIFSGDLSHRLIPSAPAGYHPRAKDFDAAVVRAFETSNAEELLSLPEDEIERAGECGLRSALAFLGMAEGEPISVLSYEGPFGVGYCTAIWMPTKAAKGGSSGVESHPYVRLARLSVEHYLKTKQVLDPSQAFSLSPQVDLWSKRRGCFVSIKRLDGSLRGCIGTISPVRENLASEIIYNALAAAFEDPRFMPLSEEELAGVRFSVDVLSDLELVASVDELDPKVYGVVVEKGLRKGVLLPDLEGVDTVEYQLEIAAQKAGISSLKGAKIYRFTVERYEEVEKDL
- the queA gene encoding tRNA preQ1(34) S-adenosylmethionine ribosyltransferase-isomerase QueA, whose product is MLQRHGCTTVDIYDISAYDYELPEELIAQYPVEPRDRSRLLVVDRKTGNLEHRVFYEIPDYLKAGDVLVLNDTKVIPARFLGRKNQNGGKAEVLLVKPLDDGFSCWEALVRPGKRLNAGDSVIIDSETSILILDRLDQGMRKVQIIGNDSPYNVITKKGKVPLPPYVSENDKALKSYQTVYARVDGSVAAPTAGFHFTESLLKRLASAGIELVYITLHVGPGTFRPVKVKNIKEHAMHREDYHISSSAADSINRAKYEGRRIIAVGTTVVRCLESAAVDKGIISPGKGSTELFVFPGYEFKVIDGLITNFHLPKSTLLMLVSAMAGYDLTMKAYREAVKERYRFYSFGDAMLII
- a CDS encoding SpoIID/LytB domain-containing protein, with protein sequence MKRYLKIALAFLLLGAFFVPMGFAGEPSVSVGLASGVSNCTLKANSITFYDASGKQASFRGTVSVSAGGRNNIAVGGKTLALPVTVKSKGLLYLNGKPYRGIFRLVASSNSFTVVNELPIEDYLKGVLKIEVNPNWPMEALRAQAITARTYALAERGRHGSAGFDLCATDHCLPYRGVSAEDSRLTQAIESTRGMVLYYGGRPAATFFHSDSGGWTSNVQSVWGQDIPYLRSVQEPFEYQSPYSSWSLKISGDEIGRRLSRAGIDVGSVFEIRPAKFGPGGRVETVEIVGSRGRKTIKSHDLRMALGAKELKSTMFTVSADGQAPRVVKPAPKPSEPDGAQSQSSTLITLTREGAFTSEELLDMLLHPEKKEEYVQKALARRGGKALAPSTPESSSKKDPKLLWPQWEMPDESADRDTTGVARGTTFVFQGKGWGHGVGMCQWGAKAMAENGWSAEKIVKYYYPGTQLQKLY
- a CDS encoding DUF2905 domain-containing protein, producing MQDMGKMLIIFGFFILLIGVALYFAGKGGISFGHLPGDIVIRKKNVVIIFPIVSMLILSLVLSIVLNLLGRWFR